Proteins from a single region of Acidianus ambivalens:
- a CDS encoding RNA-guided endonuclease TnpB family protein, with protein MARRGNKAIRATVSMKIAVSDSLLALVNNYVKALRFTLFWLKENVKNPEEKGVLSKVHEELYEKLRGEYNLPSKVAEDCYRDALSIYKGWYNNPKKGRFPRVYKPTVWLTPRASYSVNFERMTVRIAGVGELPILGYPRNLKEYLSWRMREARLVIRDGKAFLKVVFEKEGEKVEPGESIAVDINMSEIVVGKDDKHYVRITTRLGEVHHWKSLAESLQRKYPRRWRENKRILHRIHSFHLKAKMVMGDFARKVGKWVVEVARMMGANVIKLENLKNLIKNVDKLPKEFRDKLYLMQYHRLQYWISWQAKKHGMIVEFVNPSYSSISCPKCGRRMVEVSHRWFRCSCGYENDRDVIAVVNLNGRGSLSLSTAPQMRDVRANR; from the coding sequence ATGGCTAGGAGGGGAAATAAAGCGATCAGAGCAACTGTTTCGATGAAGATCGCTGTATCAGACTCCCTCCTAGCCCTCGTTAATAACTACGTTAAAGCACTGCGTTTCACCCTGTTTTGGTTAAAGGAAAATGTGAAAAATCCGGAAGAGAAGGGAGTGCTTTCGAAAGTCCATGAGGAGTTGTATGAGAAGTTAAGAGGGGAATACAATCTGCCATCAAAGGTTGCTGAGGACTGTTATAGGGATGCCCTTTCAATATACAAGGGATGGTATAATAATCCTAAAAAGGGTAGGTTTCCAAGAGTGTATAAGCCAACAGTTTGGCTAACACCAAGGGCAAGTTATAGCGTGAACTTCGAGAGAATGACTGTTAGGATTGCTGGTGTAGGTGAACTACCAATTCTGGGTTATCCTAGAAACCTTAAGGAGTACTTAAGCTGGAGGATGAGGGAGGCTAGGTTGGTGATCAGAGACGGTAAGGCTTTTCTAAAGGTCGTTTTTGAGAAAGAAGGAGAGAAGGTTGAACCAGGGGAAAGTATTGCCGTAGATATTAATATGAGTGAGATAGTAGTTGGCAAGGACGACAAACACTACGTTAGGATTACAACTCGTCTTGGAGAAGTTCATCACTGGAAGTCTTTGGCTGAAAGTCTACAAAGGAAATACCCAAGGAGGTGGAGGGAGAATAAGAGGATCCTTCACAGGATTCATTCCTTCCACCTAAAGGCTAAGATGGTCATGGGGGATTTTGCTAGAAAAGTGGGGAAGTGGGTTGTTGAAGTAGCGAGAATGATGGGTGCTAATGTTATTAAGTTGGAGAACCTTAAGAATCTCATCAAGAATGTTGATAAGTTGCCTAAGGAGTTTAGGGATAAGTTGTATCTTATGCAATATCATCGTTTGCAGTATTGGATTTCTTGGCAGGCTAAGAAACACGGAATGATTGTTGAGTTTGTTAATCCTAGTTATTCTTCAATCTCATGCCCAAAATGTGGTAGAAGGATGGTTGAGGTTTCCCATCGTTGGTTTAGGTGTTCATGCGGTTATGAGAATGATCGCGACGTTATTGCGGTAGTTAATCTTAATGGGAGGGGTTCTCTGAGCCTCTCGACTGCCCCTCAAATGAGGGATGTAAGAGCGAATCGATGA
- a CDS encoding DNA polymerase II, translating to MGRTQPSYTYSLQREIEKLERILSRASPHLLPILERAKGKIRYFQNASYDEDLSPSELLFLALLSELAEECKNG from the coding sequence ATGGGAAGAACACAACCCTCATACACTTACTCCCTGCAAAGGGAGATTGAAAAATTGGAGAGGATACTAAGTAGGGCTTCTCCCCATTTACTTCCCATACTTGAGAGAGCTAAAGGAAAGATAAGGTACTTCCAAAACGCGTCTTATGATGAAGATTTAAGCCCTTCCGAATTGCTCTTCTTAGCCTTATTATCAGAACTTGCAGAGGAGTGCAAAAATGGTTGA
- a CDS encoding acetamidase/formamidase family protein encodes MYTIHAITHNKWDNSLKPIISIKSGDIIEVETKEASDNQITPSSTAEDLKKLDFNLIHPLTGPIEVEGAEPGDALKVEFLEFKDMGWGWTAVIPGFGFLAQDTYTTPVDLAGPALKIWKSEDGFSIAKFGEVSVKVKNFPFPGVIGTALPYPGKWSTIPPRENGGNMDIKHLTVGSVLYLPVFKKGGLLSVGDTHLAQGDGEVCGSAIEAPLKVKMRIEVIKNLGISQPMFYAKKVKEMDYEEYIAYPGISNDLWTASKIAVKGIISILSRFMQPVEAYMLASAVLDLKVSQVVDVPNWIVTAYFPLDIIEEKEVKEELRELI; translated from the coding sequence ATGTACACTATACATGCAATAACTCATAATAAATGGGATAATTCATTAAAACCAATCATAAGTATAAAAAGTGGAGATATAATAGAGGTAGAAACAAAGGAGGCCTCAGATAATCAAATAACTCCTTCATCTACAGCAGAAGATTTAAAGAAGTTAGACTTCAACTTGATTCATCCTCTGACTGGACCTATTGAAGTTGAGGGTGCAGAGCCCGGTGACGCATTGAAAGTAGAATTTTTGGAATTCAAAGACATGGGATGGGGCTGGACTGCAGTAATTCCAGGCTTCGGCTTTCTAGCTCAAGACACTTATACCACTCCCGTGGACTTAGCAGGGCCTGCTTTAAAGATATGGAAAAGCGAGGACGGATTTTCCATTGCCAAATTCGGTGAGGTAAGCGTAAAAGTTAAGAATTTTCCCTTCCCTGGAGTTATAGGTACTGCCTTACCTTATCCAGGGAAGTGGAGTACAATTCCGCCAAGGGAAAATGGAGGTAATATGGACATTAAACACTTAACAGTAGGTTCAGTGCTTTATTTACCAGTTTTTAAGAAAGGCGGCTTACTCTCTGTAGGAGATACTCATTTAGCCCAAGGTGATGGAGAAGTTTGCGGAAGTGCGATAGAAGCACCTTTGAAGGTAAAAATGAGAATTGAGGTAATTAAGAACTTAGGAATTTCCCAGCCGATGTTTTACGCAAAAAAGGTTAAAGAAATGGATTATGAAGAGTATATAGCTTACCCTGGAATATCTAACGATTTATGGACTGCATCAAAAATAGCTGTTAAGGGTATTATTTCAATTCTATCTAGATTCATGCAACCGGTTGAGGCCTATATGTTAGCTAGTGCAGTTCTCGATCTGAAAGTTAGCCAGGTAGTAGATGTCCCCAACTGGATAGTTACTGCTTACTTTCCATTAGACATTATAGAGGAAAAAGAGGTTAAAGAGGAATTAAGAGAACTTATATGA
- a CDS encoding MFS transporter, translated as MDLISSIFSLISSDIFYTLVKNLVESEYLAKAMSVETISTALSEISGILIGGISAAFSPSLFPDLLLLTSLISIILSFPSSEIRTNRKNIVELIYSHVFRIIRFILPALILSLSLNGVFIALYVFAAGLFYDVFHTGALTYTTFVLSFSLGLLLGGILGHRFSARLLNAKYFSIIIFTFSIFFYLIAIVDIPCLEPLYTLFLGIGSSLLNIPLESLIIKLIPNKILGRTNSLITIFVTSSSPVMATIYGLLSNFLSIKTIFMLLGTLILIISIPAYFIFKRLLLTTEDDIRRILEKS; from the coding sequence TTGGACTTGATTTCATCAATATTTTCTCTAATTTCGTCAGATATATTCTATACATTAGTGAAGAATTTAGTAGAGAGCGAGTATTTAGCGAAGGCCATGTCAGTAGAAACAATTTCTACTGCCCTATCTGAGATTTCAGGAATATTAATAGGCGGAATTTCTGCTGCTTTTTCACCGTCATTATTCCCTGATTTATTGTTGTTAACTTCATTAATTTCAATAATCCTAAGTTTTCCAAGTAGTGAAATAAGAACTAATAGAAAGAATATAGTAGAGTTAATCTATTCTCACGTGTTTAGAATTATAAGATTCATATTGCCTGCATTAATACTTAGCTTAAGCCTAAACGGAGTATTTATAGCATTATATGTATTCGCAGCAGGATTATTTTACGACGTTTTCCATACGGGAGCCTTGACTTATACTACTTTTGTATTGTCCTTTTCTTTAGGTTTGCTCTTAGGAGGTATATTAGGACATAGATTTTCAGCAAGGTTATTGAACGCAAAATATTTTTCTATAATTATTTTCACTTTTTCCATATTTTTCTACTTAATAGCTATAGTCGACATTCCTTGCCTTGAGCCTTTATATACATTATTCTTAGGAATTGGTTCATCGTTATTAAATATCCCACTTGAATCTCTTATTATTAAGCTTATTCCGAATAAAATTCTAGGAAGAACTAATTCACTAATAACCATTTTCGTAACCTCGTCCTCTCCAGTAATGGCAACGATTTACGGCCTTCTTTCCAATTTCTTGAGCATAAAAACAATCTTTATGCTCTTAGGCACTTTAATTTTGATAATATCAATACCAGCTTATTTTATATTCAAAAGATTGTTATTAACTACAGAGGATGATATAAGGAGAATACTTGAAAAGAGTTAG
- a CDS encoding ATP-binding protein produces the protein MEEGIKSFIAEWLTSPLPNIIERDLSLPLDKDYIITVTGGRRSGKTFLLYQTIKKIVERGLASRDEILYVDFEDYRLKNVTVNDLDKIILSFEELTGKTPKYIFFDEIQDVKDYGSWFRKKLNARIFLSGSSSQLTPLNIANELRGRSVNYEVYPLSFKEFLRFKGFIYNPLMDYTLQRGKILSLLREYLQFGSYPAVVLEEDKVRLLRSYFDSVIVRDLSIVKPSIAETFASFLIANYSNPITVNRVYNYIKGLGIKIGKDTILELFSKAKETYFSFLVEEFEKSESKRRANPKKLYIIDTGYPTALGYEFSISRAMENVVYIELLRRGCKEVFYWKGKKREVDFVVSKNFEPKILIQVTYATDKIEEREIEGLKEAISSLKAEEGIIITWDYEGKVNGFKAIPLWKWLLHSR, from the coding sequence ATGGAAGAAGGAATAAAGAGCTTCATAGCAGAATGGCTTACTTCACCATTACCTAATATAATAGAAAGGGACTTATCCCTACCACTAGACAAGGATTACATAATTACAGTAACCGGTGGAAGAAGGAGTGGTAAAACTTTCCTCCTTTATCAGACAATAAAGAAAATAGTAGAAAGAGGCTTAGCTTCCCGTGACGAAATCCTATATGTCGACTTTGAAGATTATAGGTTAAAAAACGTGACTGTAAACGATCTGGATAAGATAATTTTATCATTTGAAGAACTTACCGGAAAAACTCCTAAGTATATTTTCTTTGATGAAATTCAAGATGTAAAGGATTACGGTAGTTGGTTTAGGAAGAAGTTAAATGCTAGGATATTTCTCTCAGGCTCTTCGTCACAACTAACGCCGTTAAATATAGCTAACGAACTTAGGGGAAGGAGTGTAAATTACGAAGTTTATCCTTTATCTTTTAAGGAGTTCCTTAGGTTTAAAGGGTTCATTTACAATCCCTTAATGGACTATACTCTGCAAAGAGGAAAAATACTCTCCCTTCTAAGGGAATATTTACAGTTCGGTTCTTATCCAGCAGTTGTACTTGAGGAAGATAAAGTTAGACTACTGAGGTCATATTTCGATTCAGTAATTGTTAGAGACCTTTCAATAGTAAAGCCTAGTATTGCTGAAACTTTCGCAAGTTTCCTTATAGCAAATTATTCTAACCCTATTACCGTGAATAGGGTTTACAATTACATAAAGGGGTTAGGAATTAAGATAGGTAAAGATACAATTCTTGAACTGTTCTCGAAGGCTAAAGAAACTTACTTTTCATTCTTAGTTGAGGAATTTGAAAAGAGCGAAAGTAAAAGGAGAGCTAATCCTAAAAAGCTCTATATAATTGATACCGGTTATCCGACAGCCTTAGGTTATGAATTCTCAATTTCTAGGGCAATGGAGAACGTAGTGTACATTGAGCTATTGCGAAGGGGGTGCAAGGAAGTATTTTACTGGAAAGGCAAAAAGAGGGAAGTTGACTTTGTTGTATCTAAAAATTTTGAGCCTAAGATTTTAATTCAAGTAACCTACGCTACAGATAAGATAGAGGAAAGGGAGATAGAAGGCCTTAAAGAGGCAATCTCGTCTTTGAAAGCCGAGGAGGGAATAATAATAACTTGGGATTATGAAGGAAAGGTGAACGGATTTAAAGCGATTCCTTTATGGAAGTGGTTATTGCATAGTAGGTAA
- a CDS encoding AbrB/MazE/SpoVT family DNA-binding domain-containing protein, with product MYRLKVHKKGIIVIPKEIREKFNLKEGDEVNVIVDDEGIYIFPRDDIRKYFGSDKDAIKALNILEEERRRERESST from the coding sequence ATGTATAGACTGAAGGTTCATAAGAAAGGTATTATTGTAATACCAAAGGAGATAAGAGAAAAATTCAACTTGAAAGAAGGTGACGAAGTTAACGTTATAGTTGATGATGAGGGAATTTATATATTTCCTCGTGATGATATTAGAAAATACTTTGGTAGTGACAAAGATGCAATAAAAGCTTTAAACATTCTTGAAGAGGAGAGGAGAAGAGAACGTGAAAGTAGTACTTGA
- a CDS encoding MFS transporter: MIKYSTKWMYLVIPFNMAIGPISTLVTLQILTLGGNAIDVAYVISLGNAVLIPASIMWGFLADRMDRKKQILLSFAGTALPLLLMPFFNSISFVAINYSLLVFMSTASTTPFNLLVMESAEKKHWGSLFSKFSFFSSIGMLLGLLASTFLVIFLKIYEVEEILGILTLGTLIAGFKLVPRPVITFERTAMLQHKESFMIRIRHLPLFFLHLPNIHSFKVFSLSRLTKKPINYIPLLYLGLVIFYISSGIFNTVYPAGLYVKGLEKSEVLLVITVGMVFQILGFRISSSLLEAKEESKIAHLSLILRGSSYVVLGVFSVFFLGYPILISGLIFYPLAAGIAYSLFYSSSTTMIFKIVGERQQGRGLGVYSTVVGISLFLGSLVSGYITHYLGYGIDFIIAGLLLLADSYLFRYLEEG; encoded by the coding sequence ATGATAAAGTACAGCACCAAGTGGATGTACCTAGTAATACCGTTTAACATGGCAATAGGGCCAATTTCCACTTTAGTCACTTTACAAATTTTAACCCTTGGTGGTAATGCAATAGATGTAGCTTACGTAATTTCTCTAGGTAACGCAGTATTAATTCCTGCATCAATAATGTGGGGTTTCTTGGCAGATAGAATGGACAGGAAAAAGCAAATATTATTAAGCTTTGCAGGAACTGCACTACCCTTACTATTAATGCCTTTCTTTAATTCAATTTCCTTCGTTGCTATTAATTATTCCCTGTTAGTTTTCATGAGCACAGCATCAACTACACCTTTCAACCTCCTAGTTATGGAATCTGCGGAGAAAAAACATTGGGGTTCACTGTTTTCCAAGTTCTCTTTCTTCTCCTCTATTGGTATGTTGTTAGGTTTGCTTGCCTCAACTTTTCTAGTTATTTTTCTAAAAATTTACGAAGTAGAGGAAATTCTAGGCATATTAACTCTGGGAACTTTAATTGCCGGATTCAAGCTGGTTCCTAGGCCAGTAATAACCTTTGAGAGGACTGCAATGTTACAACATAAAGAGTCCTTCATGATCAGGATAAGACATTTGCCACTCTTCTTCCTTCATTTGCCTAATATTCACAGTTTTAAAGTATTTTCTCTCAGCAGGCTTACTAAAAAACCAATAAATTATATTCCTCTCCTTTACCTGGGGCTGGTCATTTTTTATATAAGTAGCGGGATATTTAATACAGTTTACCCTGCAGGGCTTTACGTTAAAGGATTAGAGAAATCTGAAGTATTACTAGTTATAACCGTAGGGATGGTATTCCAAATATTGGGCTTTAGGATTTCCTCAAGTTTACTTGAAGCAAAGGAAGAGAGTAAGATAGCTCACCTTTCATTAATTTTAAGGGGTTCTTCATACGTCGTACTTGGTGTGTTTTCTGTTTTCTTTTTAGGTTATCCAATACTTATCTCAGGGCTGATTTTCTATCCTCTAGCTGCAGGAATAGCTTACTCCCTCTTTTACTCTTCCTCTACTACAATGATTTTTAAAATCGTAGGAGAAAGGCAACAAGGTAGAGGGTTAGGAGTCTACAGTACGGTAGTAGGTATTTCGCTCTTTTTAGGCTCTTTAGTTTCAGGTTACATTACGCATTACCTAGGCTATGGAATAGATTTCATAATTGCTGGTTTACTCTTACTTGCAGATTCTTACTTATTCCGCTACCTAGAAGAGGGATAA
- a CDS encoding APC family permease translates to MSKKLFIRESSGLVRQMGAKHAFAKVLALIVPISLYYTLIYSPSIPAANWFIGIIIAPILALPIFLTYLKLAEYIPRSSGEYIYISRIVGPLPATIQGIANIISTPLLAAILSQIQVSAGIVPAFQIIGLAFHNSALFNLGTCILVNPTYFFIASLISLILMWLVSISPQRIMGNFLFAIASMQVIGALFIIGLFAEGNSAFVTDFNKFSASFSGPSYSYLYSQGLSYYSPVTNPLQTLVFSILMLMWLFIWFFGPSYFAGEYKQATRSLKLGMLSGYTIATVIIIALTFLTAFTMGIPFFNYVALCGWGKSNPVSAGEGYIAWAGIMTLSSPILALLVGVLNIGIQFVAGPLSLAIPSRVMLAMAFDRILPEKLAYVNPRLQTPLVASGVALALGIFFDVAILYLGFAVSTIALIAILFIYQFLQATISAAVAGFKGIVGVELTDKEKSMLKIYGILGSIILAMSVIVAIGYAFVNPLYNSMVFTGNLLLNIALIAVIPVLGVITYFIAKKYRESQGIELGLIFKEIPPE, encoded by the coding sequence ATGTCCAAGAAGTTATTTATTAGAGAATCTTCTGGACTAGTAAGGCAAATGGGAGCTAAGCATGCCTTTGCCAAGGTTTTAGCTCTTATTGTGCCAATATCCCTTTATTATACTTTAATATATTCGCCATCAATACCTGCCGCAAATTGGTTTATAGGAATAATAATTGCTCCTATACTTGCTTTACCAATATTTTTAACATACTTAAAACTAGCTGAATATATTCCAAGATCCTCTGGAGAATATATTTATATATCAAGAATAGTTGGTCCCTTACCTGCAACGATTCAAGGAATAGCTAATATAATTTCCACTCCTTTATTAGCTGCGATATTATCACAAATACAAGTCTCGGCCGGTATAGTGCCAGCTTTTCAAATCATAGGCTTAGCCTTTCATAATTCCGCATTATTTAACTTGGGTACGTGTATTCTAGTTAATCCTACTTACTTCTTCATTGCAAGTTTGATTTCATTAATATTAATGTGGTTAGTGAGCATATCTCCTCAAAGGATTATGGGCAACTTCCTATTTGCAATAGCTAGTATGCAAGTGATTGGTGCTTTATTCATTATTGGCCTATTTGCAGAAGGAAATTCTGCATTCGTAACAGATTTTAATAAATTCTCTGCATCTTTCTCGGGGCCCTCATATTCCTACTTATATTCACAAGGATTATCTTACTATTCTCCAGTCACTAACCCCTTACAAACTCTAGTATTTTCAATATTAATGCTAATGTGGCTATTCATATGGTTCTTTGGACCGTCCTATTTTGCAGGAGAATACAAACAAGCGACAAGGTCTTTAAAGCTAGGCATGTTATCAGGGTATACTATAGCAACAGTCATTATTATTGCACTAACTTTTCTAACCGCATTTACCATGGGAATTCCATTCTTTAATTACGTTGCGCTATGCGGTTGGGGTAAATCTAATCCGGTCTCTGCAGGAGAAGGCTATATAGCTTGGGCAGGAATAATGACTTTATCCTCTCCAATCCTGGCATTATTAGTAGGCGTATTAAACATAGGCATACAGTTTGTTGCGGGTCCGTTATCTCTTGCAATACCCTCTAGAGTAATGCTTGCAATGGCATTTGATAGGATACTTCCAGAAAAGTTAGCATATGTAAACCCAAGACTTCAAACTCCTCTAGTAGCCTCAGGAGTTGCTTTAGCTTTAGGAATATTCTTTGATGTAGCCATACTTTATTTAGGTTTTGCTGTTTCAACTATTGCGTTGATAGCAATATTATTTATTTACCAATTTTTGCAAGCTACAATATCTGCAGCTGTAGCAGGATTTAAAGGAATAGTTGGCGTTGAGCTTACTGATAAAGAGAAAAGTATGCTTAAGATTTACGGTATACTTGGCTCTATAATACTCGCAATGTCGGTAATAGTCGCGATAGGTTACGCTTTCGTAAATCCCCTATATAATTCAATGGTATTTACTGGTAATTTGCTACTTAACATCGCATTGATTGCAGTAATTCCTGTACTGGGAGTTATAACGTATTTCATAGCAAAGAAATATAGGGAAAGTCAAGGAATAGAGCTTGGACTAATATTTAAAGAGATTCCACCAGAATAA
- a CDS encoding S53 family peptidase gives MSSLNIIKSFSILFLIFLSTFQFFVTSSSSQVYYISTNSPKYDILPGSIYVQPLPKNYTLPFAVLLNFTNYSKLICITCKLAKHCETIYLTPCQFREDFYPSKSYVHCLIDYLESFGIKFTGCYGLILTFNGTVGEIEKAFNTELNVYYYPCKNIYWYGLLGIANVGPFYYFSNNVTPSLPYNIGKYVLGIVGIDSVDPKVYPVIKEAWKVNLQGPSLVSSVLVTPSTIAQYFNFTELYSQGYTGKGEKIAIEGVPESFINESDIYAFWNQFYIVPRTGGLNVVYLGNITSSGQSGENELDAEWAGVFSPASCIYVVFSNGYVGGQALVGNLLNYYYELYYIVNYIDPDVISISVALPESYLSAYYPAMLYMIHNIIMQAVDEGISVLAAAGDWGFESDHPPPNFIIDVYNTIWYPESDPYVTAVGGIFVRANSTGGIVSISGWDYSTGGISTAFPRQCYETTSLIPFTPKIPQRTYPDIAFVSAGGYNIPEFGFGLPLIYQGQLYLWYGTSGAAPMTAAMVSLAGVRLGMLNSILYHISYCGEILTPKGCIKGLPAWIPITTGANPTPAHYGWNYVTGPGTYNAYAMVKDFLIYYDFITNEC, from the coding sequence ATGTCATCATTAAATATAATTAAATCTTTTTCAATTTTATTTCTGATATTTTTATCTACTTTCCAATTTTTTGTGACTTCATCAAGTAGCCAAGTTTACTATATTTCAACGAACTCTCCCAAATACGATATACTACCCGGTTCAATATATGTTCAACCACTTCCTAAGAATTATACATTACCTTTTGCAGTTTTACTCAATTTTACTAATTATAGCAAGCTTATATGCATAACTTGCAAGCTAGCAAAACACTGTGAAACTATATATTTAACTCCCTGCCAATTTAGAGAAGATTTTTACCCCAGTAAGTCTTACGTGCATTGTTTAATTGACTATTTGGAATCCTTTGGGATAAAGTTCACTGGCTGTTACGGTCTAATATTAACCTTTAACGGTACAGTAGGAGAAATAGAAAAAGCGTTTAATACTGAACTTAACGTGTATTACTATCCTTGTAAAAACATCTATTGGTATGGATTATTAGGCATAGCTAATGTAGGTCCGTTCTATTATTTCAGTAATAATGTTACACCTTCATTACCTTACAACATAGGTAAATACGTTCTGGGAATCGTAGGGATAGACAGCGTAGACCCTAAAGTCTATCCTGTAATTAAAGAGGCTTGGAAGGTTAATTTACAAGGTCCTTCATTAGTATCTTCAGTTTTGGTAACTCCTTCAACAATTGCTCAATACTTTAATTTCACGGAATTGTATTCTCAAGGCTACACTGGGAAAGGAGAGAAAATAGCCATTGAAGGCGTTCCTGAGAGTTTCATTAATGAGAGCGACATTTATGCCTTTTGGAACCAGTTTTACATAGTTCCTAGAACAGGAGGGCTAAACGTGGTCTACTTGGGCAATATAACAAGTAGTGGTCAATCTGGAGAAAACGAGTTAGATGCAGAATGGGCTGGAGTATTTTCTCCTGCTTCTTGTATTTACGTAGTTTTCAGCAATGGATACGTAGGCGGTCAAGCGTTGGTAGGAAACTTGCTTAACTACTATTATGAGTTATATTACATAGTAAATTATATAGATCCTGATGTAATTTCAATATCCGTTGCATTGCCCGAGTCTTACCTTTCCGCATATTATCCTGCAATGTTATACATGATTCACAATATAATTATGCAAGCTGTTGACGAAGGAATATCGGTTTTAGCTGCTGCGGGAGATTGGGGATTTGAAAGCGATCATCCTCCACCAAATTTCATAATAGATGTATATAATACAATCTGGTATCCTGAGAGCGACCCTTACGTCACTGCAGTAGGAGGAATTTTTGTTAGAGCAAATTCAACGGGAGGAATAGTCAGCATTTCAGGATGGGATTACAGTACTGGAGGAATAAGTACTGCTTTTCCTAGGCAATGCTATGAGACAACGTCTTTAATACCGTTTACTCCTAAAATACCGCAAAGAACTTATCCCGACATAGCCTTCGTATCTGCAGGAGGATATAATATTCCAGAATTCGGTTTCGGACTACCTTTAATATATCAAGGTCAGCTCTATTTATGGTACGGAACTAGCGGTGCAGCTCCAATGACTGCTGCAATGGTTAGCCTTGCTGGAGTAAGACTTGGAATGCTGAATAGTATACTTTATCATATTTCTTATTGCGGAGAAATACTTACACCAAAAGGATGCATAAAAGGCTTACCGGCATGGATTCCTATAACTACTGGTGCTAATCCTACTCCTGCTCATTACGGATGGAACTATGTGACTGGACCAGGGACATATAATGCATACGCTATGGTTAAAGACTTTCTAATATATTACGACTTCATTACTAATGAATGTTAG